Proteins found in one Populus alba chromosome 14, ASM523922v2, whole genome shotgun sequence genomic segment:
- the LOC118041127 gene encoding protein transport protein SEC23 A, producing the protein MTNPPPPSLGYSTVTPSNSDSSTPQPDKNSAPPPTMLPGAPRFPPPKLQQDQIPSPFFQNPNLLSPANGVRSPLPHLSTPLGPPVFKSPVRPAAVPFRTSPATPQPIAFSSGSTLPTSSPPHFLNGSVELQHQVPLATEDSTLVNESSCALFSAHKVLKQKKLTNVPSLGFGALFSPGREIFPGPQILQRDPHRCHNCGAYANLYCKILLGSGQWQCVICQKLNGSEGEYVAPSKEDLRNFPELSSPIVDYVQTGNKRPGFIPVSDSRMSAPVVLVIDDCLDEPHLQHLQSSLHAFADSLPPTARIGIILYGRTVSVYDFSEESMASADVLPGDKSPIQESLKALIYGTGVYLSPMHASKEVAHKIFSSLRPYKSNIAEALRDRCLGTAVEVALAIIRGPSAEMSRGVVKRNGGNSRIIVCAGGPNTYGPGSVPHSFSHPNYPHLEKTALKWMENLGREAHRNNAVVDILCAGTCPVRIPVLQPLAKASGGVLVLHDDFGEAFGVNLQRASSRASGSHGLLEIRCSDDILITQVVGPGEEAHVDTHETFKNDNALCIQMLSVEETQSFAISMETKGDIKSDCVFFQFTVQYTNVYQADISRVVTVRLPTVDSVSAYLESFQDEVAAILIAKRTLLRAKNHSDAMVMRGTIDERIKDIALKFGSLVPKTKLHRFPKELSALPGLLFHLRRGPLLGSIVGHEDERSVLRNLFLNASFDLSLRMVAPRCLMHREGGTFEELPAYDLAMQSDTAVVLDHGTDVFIWLGAELAADEGRSAAALAACRTLAEEITELRFPAPRILAFKEGSSQARYFVSRLIPAHKDPPYEQEARFPQLRSLTAEQRTKLKSSFIHFDDPSFCEWMRSLKVVPPEPS; encoded by the exons ATGACTAATCCACCGCCACCTTCCCTTGGATATTCTACTGTTACTCCCTCAAACTCTGACTCATCAACCCCTCAACCAGATAAAAATTCAGCTCCTCCTCCTACAATGTTACCTGGAGCTCCTCGATTTCCTCCTCCTAAATTGCAACAAGATCAGATCCCTTCCCCTTTTTTTCAGAACCCAAATTTGTTGTCACCTGCCAATGGGGTTAGGAGCCCCCTTCCTCATCTAAGCACCCCCCTTGGTCCTCCTGTTTTTAAATCGCCAGTCCGGCCTGCTGCTGTGCCTTTTCGGACTTCTCCTGCAACTCCTCAACCAATTGCTTTCTCGTCAGGCTCAACATTGCCAACATCCTCGCCTCCTCATTTTTTAAATGGTTCGGTTGAGTTGCAGCACCAAGTTCCCCTTGCTACAGAGGACTCGACACTTGTCAATGAATCATCATGTGCTTTGTTCTCTGCTCACAAG GTCTTGAAGCAAAAGAAACTAACAAATGTTCCAAGTTTGGGCTTTGGGGCATTATTTTCTCCCGGGAGAGAGATTTTTCCAGGTCCTCAAATATTACAGCGTGATCCTCATCGTTGCCACAATTGTGGAGCTTATGCAAATCTTTATTGCAAGATATTACTTGGTTCAGGCCAGTGGCAATGTGTGATTTGCCAGAAACTGAATGGAAGTGAAGGTGAGTATGTAGCTCCAAGCAAGGAAGATCTTCGCAACTTTCCAGAACTTTCATCTCCCATTGTTGATTATGTTCAAACTGGGAACAAGAGACCTGGTTTTATTCCTGTTTCTGATTCCAGAATGTCTGCACCCGTTGTACTTGTTATAGATGACTGTTTAGATGAACCCCACCTGCAGCATTTACAAAGCTCTTTGCATGCATTTGCGGATTCACTCCCCCCTACAGCAAGAATTGGAATAATACTTTATGGTCGTACAGTGTCAGTTTATGATTTTTCAGAGGAATCAATGGCATCTGCTGATGTACTTCCTGGTGACAAATCACCTATCCAAGAGTCCTTGAAAGCATTGATCTACGGAACTGGTGTGTACTTGTCACCGATGCATGCTTCAAAGGAAGTAGCGCACAAAATATTCTCATCTTTGAGACCGTATAAATCAAACATTGCAGAAGCTTTAAGAGACCGGTGCCTGGGTACTGCAGTTGAGGTTGCTCTGGCTATAATTCGAGGACCATCAGCAGAAATGTCCCGAGGTGTAGTTAAAAGGAATGGAGGCAATAGCAGGATCATCGTGTGTGCTGGCGGGCCTAATACATATGGCCCTGGATCAGTTCCTCATTCTTTTAGCCACCCAAATTATCCTCATCTGGAAAAAACAGCCTTGAAATGGATGGAGAACCTTGGTCGCGAAGCGCATAGAAATAATGCAGTAGTTGACATTCTGTGTGCTGGAACTTGCCCTGTCAGAATTCCAGTTTTGCAGCCGCTTGCAAAGGCATCTGGAGGTGTTTTGGTTCTTCACGATGACTTTGGGGAGGCCTTTGGTGTGAATTTGCAAAGGGCATCTTCTAGGGCATCAGGTTCCCATGGTTTGTTGGAGATTCGAtgttctgatgatattttaattactCAAGTTGTGGGTCCTGGTGAAGAAGCGCATGTAGACACACACGAAACTTTCAAGAATGACAATGCGCTCTGCATTCAAATGCTAAGTGTTGAAGAAACACAAAGCTTTGCAATCTCTATGGAAACTAAAGGAGACATCAAGAGCGATTGTGTATTTTTCCAGTTTACTGTTCAATACACAAACGTTTATCAAGCTGATATTTCAAGAGTGGTTACTGTCAGGTTGCCTACTGTGGATAGTGTTTCAGCATATCTTGAAAGTTTTCAAGATGAAGTGGCTGCAATCCTTATCGCCAAGAGAACCCTCTTGCGAGCCAAAAACCATTCAGATGCCATGGTTATGCGTGGAACAATAGATGAAAGAATTAAAGACATTGCTTTAAAATTTGGGTCCctagtacccaagacaaaactTCATCGATTTCCTAAAGAACTCTCTGCATTACCAGGGCTGCTTTTCCATCTTAGAAGGGGCCCTCTTTTGGGAAGCATTGTTGGTCATGAAGATGAGAGGTCTGTGCTGcggaatttatttttgaatgcaTCTTTTGATCTTTCACTCCGTATGGTGGCACCTCGTTGTCTAATGCACCGAGAAGGGGGCACTTTTGAGGAACTTCCAGCTTATGACCTTGCGATGCAGTCTGATACAGCTGTTGTTCTTGACCATGGTACAGATGTCTTCATTTGGTTG GGTGCTGAGCTAGCCGCTGATGAAGGAAGAAGTGCAGCTGCTCTAGCAGCCTGCAGAACATTAGCTGAAGAGATAACTGAATTGCGGTTTCCAGCACCTAGAATCCTTGCATTCAAG GAGGGAAGCTCTCAAGCTAGATATTTTGTTTCTCGGCTGATACCTGCACACAAGGACCCACCTTATGAACAG GAGGCAAGATTCCCGCAGCTTCGATCTCTGACAGCAGAACAACGAACAAAGCTAAAAAGCAGCTTTATTCACTTTGATGATCCAAGTTTCTGCGAGTGGATGCGAAGTCTGAAAGTGGTGCCCCCAgaaccaagttaa
- the LOC118041126 gene encoding protein transport protein SEC23 A, with amino-acid sequence MTNPPPPSLGYSVTVTPSNSDSSTPQPEKNSAPPATMLPGAPRFPPPKLQQDQIPSPFFQNPNLLSPANGVRSPLPHLSTPPGPPVFKSPVRPAAVPFRTSPATPQPIAFSSGSTLPTSSPPHFLNASVELQHQVPLATEDSILVNESSCALFSAHKVLKQKKLTNVPSLGFGALFSPRREIFAGPQILQRDPHRCHNCGAYANLYCKILLGSGQWQCVICQRLNGSEGEYVAPSKEDLRNFPELSSPIVDYVRTGNKRPGFIPVSDSRMSAPVVLVIDDCLDEPHLQHLQSSLHAFVDSLPPTARIGIILYGRTVSVYDFSEESMASADVLPGDKSPIQESLKALIYGTGVYLSPMHASKEVAHKIFSSLRPYKSNIAEALRDRCLGTAVEVALAIIRGPSAEMSRGVVKRNGGNSRIIVCAGGPNTYGPGSVPHSFSHPNYPHLEKTALKWMENLGREAHRNNAVVDILCAGTCPVRIPVLQPLAKASGGVLVLHDDFGEAFGVNLQRASSRASGSHGLLEIRCSDDILITQVVGPGEEAHLDTHETFKNDNALCIQMLSVEETQSFAISMETKGDIKSDCVFFQFTVQYTNVYQADISRVVTVRLPTVDSVSAYLESFQDEVAAILIAKRTLLRAKNHSDAMDMRGTIDERIKDIALKFGSLVPKSKLHRFPKELSALPELLFHLRRGPLLGSIVGHEDERSVLRNLFLNASFDLSLRMVAPRCLMHREGGTFEELPAYDLAMQSDTAVVLDHGTDVFIWLGAELAADEGRSAAALAACRTLAEEITELRFPAPRILAFKEGSSQARYFVSRLIPAHKDPPYEQEARFPQLRSLTAEQRTKLKSSFIHFDDPSFCEWMRSLKVVPPEPS; translated from the exons ATGACTAATCCACCACCACCTTCCCTTGGATATTCTGTTACTGTTACTCCCTCAAACTCTGACTCATCAACCCCTCAACCAGAGAAAAATTCAGCTCCTCCTGCTACAATGTTACCTGGAGCTCCTCGATTTCCTCCTCCTAAATTGCAACAAGATCAGATCCCTTCCCCTTTTTTTCAGAACCCAAATTTGTTGTCACCTGCCAATGGGGTTAGGAGCCCACTTCCTCATCTAAGCACCCCCCCTGGTCCTCCTGTTTTTAAATCGCCAGTCCGGCCTGCTGCTGTGCCTTTTCGGACATCTCCTGCAACTCCTCAACCAATTGCTTTCTCATCAGGCTCAACATTGCCAACATCCTCGCCTCctcattttttaaatgcttcAGTTGAGTTGCAGCACCAAGTTCCCCTTGCTACAGAGGACTCGATACTTGTCAATGAATCATCATGTGCTTTGTTCTCTGCTCACAAG GTCTTGAAGCAAAAGAAACTAACAAATGTACCAAGTTTGGGCTTTGGGGCATTATTTTCTCCCAGGAGAGAGATTTTTGCTGGTCCTCAAATATTACAGCGTGATCCTCATCGTTGCCACAATTGTGGAGCTTATGCAAATCTTTATTGCAAGATATTACTTGGTTCAGGCCAGTGGCAATGTGTGATTTGCCAGAGACTGAATGGAAGTGAAGGTGAGTATGTAGCTCCAAGCAAAGAAGATCTTCGCAACTTTCCAGAACTTTCATCACCCATTGTTGATTATGTTCGAACTGGGAACAAGAGACCTGGTTTTATTCCAGTTTCTGATTCCAGAATGTCTGCACCTGTTGTACTTGTTATAGATGACTGTTTAGATGAACCCCACCTGCAGCATTTACAAAGCTCTTTGCATGCATTTGTGGATTCACTCCCCCCTACAGCAAGAATTGGAATAATACTTTATGGTCGTACAGTGTCAGTTTATGATTTTTCAGAGGAATCAATGGCATCTGCTGATGTACTTCCTGGTGACAAATCACCTATTCAAGAGTCCTTGAAAGCATTGATCTACGGAACTGGTGTGTACTTGTCACCAATGCATGCTTCAAAGGAAGTAGCGCACAAAATATTCTCATCTTTGAGACCGTATAAATCAAACATTGCAGAAGCTTTAAGAGACCGGTGCCTGGGTACTGCAGTTGAGGTTGCTCTGGCTATAATTCGAGGACCATCAGCAGAAATGTCCCGAGGTGTAGTTAAAAGGAATGGAGGCAATAGCAGGATCATCGTGTGTGCTGGCGGGCCTAATACATATGGCCCTGGATCAGTTCCTCATTCTTTTAGCCACCCAAATTATCCTCATCTGGAAAAAACAGCCTTGAAATGGATGGAGAACCTTGGTCGCGAAGCGCATAGAAATAATGCAGTAGTTGACATTCTGTGTGCTGGAACTTGCCCTGTCAGAATTCCAGTTTTGCAGCCGCTTGCAAAGGCATCTGGAGGTGTTTTGGTTCTTCACGATGACTTTGGGGAGGCCTTTGGTGTGAATTTGCAAAGGGCATCTTCTAGGGCATCAGGTTCCCATGGTTTGTTGGAGATTCGAtgttctgatgatattttaattactCAAGTTGTGGGTCCTGGTGAAGAAGCGCATTTAGACACACACGAAACTTTCAAGAATGACAATGCGCTCTGCATTCAAATGCTAAGTGTTGAAGAAACACAAAGCTTTGCAATCTCTATGGAAACTAAAGGAGACATCAAGAGCGATTGTGTATTTTTCCAGTTTACTGTTCAATACACAAACGTCTATCAAGCTGATATTTCAAGAGTGGTTACTGTCAGGTTGCCTACTGTGGATAGTGTTTCAGCATATCTTGAAAGTTTTCAAGATGAAGTGGCTGCAATCCTTATCGCCAAGAGAACCCTCTTGCGAGCCAAAAACCATTCAGATGCCATGGATATGCGTGGAACAATAGATGAAAGAATTAAAGACATTGCTTTAAAATTTGGGTCCCTAGTACCCAAGTCAAAACTTCATCGATTTCCTAAAGAACTCTCTGCATTACCAGAGCTCCTTTTCCATCTTAGACGGGGCCCTCTTTTGGGAAGCATTGTTGGTCATGAAGATGAGAGGTCTGTGCTGcggaatttgtttttgaatgcaTCTTTTGATCTTTCACTCCGTATGGTGGCACCTCGTTGTCTAATGCACCGAGAAGGGGGCACTTTTGAGGAACTTCCAGCTTATGACCTTGCGATGCAGTCTGATACAGCTGTTGTTCTTGACCATGGTACAGATGTCTTCATTTGGTTG GGTGCTGAGCTAGCCGCTGATGAAGGAAGAAGTGCAGCTGCTCTAGCAGCCTGCAGAACATTAGCTGAAGAGATAACTGAATTGCGGTTTCCAGCACCTAGAATCCTTGCATTCAAG GAGGGAAGCTCTCAAGCTAGATATTTTGTTTCTCGGCTGATACCTGCACACAAGGACCCACCTTATGAACAG GAGGCAAGATTCCCGCAGCTTCGATCTCTGACAGCAGAACAACGAACAAAGCTAAAAAGCAGCTTTATTCACTTTGATGATCCAAGTTTCTGCGAGTGGATGCGAAGTCTGAAAGTGGTGCCCCCAgaaccaagttaa
- the LOC118041124 gene encoding LOW QUALITY PROTEIN: L-cysteine desulfhydrase (The sequence of the model RefSeq protein was modified relative to this genomic sequence to represent the inferred CDS: deleted 1 base in 1 codon), with protein MEEAKDPRNGGDSSPNQVSKKPRTSGLITEQEIHEEFSHHNLNVARINNGSFGSCPGSVLAAQKNWQLQFLQQPDDFYFNTLRKGILHSRTVIKNLINADDVDEISLVDNATTAAAIVLQQIGRAFAEGKFAKNDTVFMLHCAYEAVKKSIQAYVTRAGGSVIEVQLPFPVNSNEEIIAEFRRGLGKGKANGRKIRLAIIDHITAMPCVVIPVKELVKICREEGVEQVFVDAAHAIGSVDINVKEIGADFYVSNLHKWFFCPPSVSFLYCKKASLGFDVHHPVVSHEYGNGLPIESAWVGTRDYSSQLVVPAALEFVNRFEDGIHGIMKRNHEEVVKMGKMLAESWRTNLGSPPEMCAGMIMVGLPSRLRVSSEDDASRLRSHLRECHGVEVPIHYQGLRDGEEGVKDKDGVITAYARISHQIYNKFEDYCRFRDAVNHLAENRQIRRTIYPE; from the exons atggaagaagcCAAAGATCCTCGAAACGGCGGCGATTCGTCGCCAAATCAGGTCTCCAAAAAACCTCGCACCAGTGGCCTCATAACAGAACAGGAAATCCACGAAGAATTCTCTCACCATAATCTTAACGTAGCCAGGATTAACAACGGTAGCTTCGGTAGCTGCCCCGGATCTGTACTCGCTGCTCAAAAAAACTGGCAGCTTCAGTTCCTTCAACAACCTGACGACTTCTACTTCAATACTCTCCGAAAAGGAATTCTCCACTCGCGTACTGTCATAAAAAAC CTCATCAACGCCGATGACGTCGATGAAATCTCCCTCGTCGATAACGCCACCACTGCGGCCGCCATCGTCCTTCAACAAATTGGCCGTGCCTTCGCTGAAGGTAAGTTTGCTAAAAACGATACCGTTTTCATGCTTCACTGTGCTTACGAAGCGGTTAAGAAATCCATTCAAGCTTACGTCACGCGTGCCGGGGGTTCTGTTATTGAGGTTCAGTTACCGTTTCCGGTTAATTCGAATGAGGAGATAATTGCGGAGTTTAGGAGAGGATTGGGAAAAGGCAAAGCTAACGGTAGAAAGATTAGGTTAGCGATAATTGATCATATAACGGCGATGCCGTGTGTTGTTATTCCGGTTAAGGAGTTGGTTAAAATTTGTAGAGAAGAAGGCGTGGAGCAGGTTTTTGTTGATGCAGCTCATGCTATTGGCAGTGTTGATATAAATGTTAAAGAAATCGGGGCTGATTTTTACGTTAGTAATTTGCACAAGTGGTTTTTTTGTCCACCATCAGTTTCATTTCTGTATTGCAAGAAAGCGAGTTTGGGATTTGATGTGCATCATCCGGTTGTTTCACATGAGTACGGAAATGGATTGCCGATTGAGAGTGCCTGGGTTGGGACTAGGGATTATAGCTCGCAATTAGTGGTGCCGGCGGCTTTGGAGTTTGTTAATCGGTTTGAGGATGGAATTCATGGGATAATGAAGAGGAACCACGAGGAGGTTGTTAAGATGGGGAAAATGTTGGCGGAATCATGGAGGACAAATCTTGGCTCTCCGCCGGAGATGTGTGCAGGAATGATCATGGTTGGTTTGCCTTCAAGATTGCGTGTTTCTAGTGAAGATGATGCTTCGAGGTTAAGGTCGCATTTGCGTGAGTGTCATGGGGTTGAGGTTCCAATACATTATCAGGGTTTAAGAGATGGTGAGGAGGGGGTGAAAGATAAGGATGGTGTTATAACAGCATATGCAAGGATTTCTCATCAGATTTATAACAAGTTTGAGGATTATTGCAGGTTTAGGGATGCTGTAAATCATCTTGCTGAGAATCGACAGATTCGCAGAACTATTTATCCAGAGTGA
- the LOC118041125 gene encoding uncharacterized protein: MEEELRRPVRLMNFVSEEQLDEAKKSRGERVEDGTAQRDRPLFEILKENKDKKDAEFNERLKHRPPKALDEDETEFLDNLEMSKKEYEQQIADEEARQLRSFQAAVAAQSFSVDDLKETPPVPPVPEQKSVGRKNPPARPLSMIIKVKPQAKKAKIDRGNVEEHLEIGKTPDVNMEKSSDTVKVPSNDVAKTGLVSYSDESEDDD; the protein is encoded by the exons atgGAAGAGGAATTACGGCGTCCAGTAAGGTTGATGAATTTCGTATCCGAGGAACAG TTGGATGAAGCAAAGAAATCAAGGGGTGAGCGAGTTGAGGATGGTACTGCCCAGAGAGACAGGCCCCTCTTCGag ATTTTAAAGGAGAATAAGGACAAGAAGGATGCTGAATTTAATGAACGACTCAAGCATA GACCACCGAAAGCTTTGGATGAAGATGAGACTGAGTTTCTTGATAATTTAGAAATG TCAAAGAAGGAATATGAGCAGCAGATAGCAGATGAGGAAGCCCGACAGCTTCGAAGTTTCCAA GCAGCAGTTGCAGCTCAGTCATTCAGTGTGGATGATTTGAAGGAAACACCACCTGTTCCTCCAGTCCCG GAGCAAAAATCAGTTGGGAGGAAGAATCCACCTGCTCGCCCATTAAGTATGATTATCAAAGTCAAACCTCAGGCGAAGAAAGCGAAGATAGACCGGGGAAATGTTGAAGAACATTTAGAGATAGGGAAAACACCTGATGTTAATATGGAAAAATCTTCAGACACAGTGAAAGTACCTAGCAATGATGTTGCTAAAACTGGCCTTGTTTCATACAGTGATGAAAGTGAAGATGATGATTAG